In one Streptomyces sp. NBC_00597 genomic region, the following are encoded:
- a CDS encoding DeoR/GlpR family DNA-binding transcription regulator yields the protein MVRANGAVSLRELARVVQTSEVTVRRDVRALEAEGLLDRRHGGAVLPGGFTRESGFPQKSHLATAEKTAIADVAAGLVEEGEAVVVGAGTTTQELARRLARVPGLTVVTNSLLVAQALAHANRVEVVMTGGTLRGSNYALVGSGAEQSLQGLRVSRAFLSGTGLTAERGLSTSNMLSASVDRALVQAAAEVVVLADHTKLGTDTMFQTVPTDVMTRLVTDEPPPHDDRAATELQALADQGVQITVAGAVASGGGEAMVGRRPRRESPLPVQRRGGPTTALRSAPPALLDQQASERGRVADMRRR from the coding sequence ATGGTGCGGGCCAACGGAGCGGTATCGCTCCGGGAGCTCGCCCGCGTCGTCCAGACCTCCGAAGTAACCGTACGGCGGGACGTGCGGGCGCTGGAGGCAGAAGGACTCCTCGACCGCCGACACGGCGGTGCGGTTTTGCCGGGCGGTTTCACGCGGGAGTCCGGATTTCCGCAAAAGTCCCATCTCGCGACGGCGGAGAAGACCGCCATTGCCGACGTTGCGGCCGGCCTCGTGGAAGAGGGCGAGGCCGTCGTCGTCGGCGCGGGCACCACGACCCAGGAGCTGGCCCGCCGGCTCGCCCGGGTGCCCGGACTGACCGTCGTCACCAACTCGCTGCTGGTCGCGCAGGCCCTGGCCCACGCGAACCGGGTGGAGGTGGTCATGACCGGCGGGACCCTGCGGGGCTCCAACTACGCGCTGGTCGGCAGCGGTGCCGAGCAGTCCCTCCAGGGGCTGCGGGTCTCGCGGGCCTTCCTCTCCGGGACCGGTCTGACCGCCGAGCGCGGACTGTCCACGTCCAACATGCTCAGCGCGAGCGTGGACCGGGCGCTGGTGCAGGCCGCCGCGGAGGTGGTGGTGCTGGCCGACCACACGAAGCTCGGGACCGACACCATGTTCCAGACCGTGCCGACGGACGTGATGACGCGGCTGGTCACGGACGAGCCGCCGCCGCACGACGACCGGGCGGCGACGGAGCTCCAGGCGCTCGCCGACCAGGGAGTGCAGATCACCGTGGCCGGGGCCGTGGCCTCCGGCGGTGGCGAGGCAATGGTCGGGCGCCGCCCGCGCCGGGAATCCCCCCTGCCGGTGCAGCGCCGAGGCGGCCCGACGACCGCGCTACGGAGCGCGCCCCCTGCGCTGCTGGACCAGCAGGCGAGCGAGCGGGGCCGGGTGGCCGACATGCGGCGCCGCTAG
- a CDS encoding biotin carboxylase N-terminal domain-containing protein, whose protein sequence is MRKVLIANRGEIAVRVARACRDAGIASVAVYADPDRDALHVRAADEAFALGGDTPAASYLDISKVLQAAADSGADAIHPGYGFLSENADFAQAVLDAGLTWIGPPPQAIRDLGDKVAARHIAQRAGAPLVAGTPDPVSGADEVIEFAKEHGLPIAIKAAFGGGGRGLKVARTLEEVPELYESAVREAVAAFGRGECFVERYLDKPRHVETQCLADSHGNVVVVSTRDCSLQRRHQKLVEEAPAPFLSEAQNAELYAASKAILKEAGYVGAGTVEFLVSADGLISFLEVNTRLQVEHPVTEEVSGIDLVREMFRIADGEELGYGDPVLRGHSFEFRINGEDPGRGFLPAPGTVTKFAAPSGPGVRLDTGVESGSVIGPAWDSLLAKLIVTGATREQALQRAARALAEFEVEGMATAIPFHRAVVTDPAFAPADGSPFTVFTRWIETEFVNEIPAFAAPAAEDAEDEPGRETVVVEVGGKRLEVSLPSSLGMTLARTAAAGGAKPKRRAAKKSGPAASGDTLASPMQGTIVKVAVEEGQQVNEGDLIVVLEAMKMEQPLNAHRSGTIVGLTAEVGASLTSGATICEIKD, encoded by the coding sequence GTGCGCAAGGTGCTCATCGCCAACCGTGGCGAAATCGCTGTCCGCGTTGCTCGGGCCTGCCGGGATGCCGGAATCGCAAGCGTAGCCGTCTACGCCGATCCGGACCGGGATGCTCTGCATGTCCGCGCGGCCGACGAAGCTTTCGCGTTGGGCGGTGACACCCCGGCCGCCAGCTACCTGGACATCTCCAAGGTCCTCCAGGCCGCAGCCGATTCCGGCGCGGACGCCATCCATCCCGGATACGGCTTCCTCTCCGAGAACGCCGACTTCGCGCAGGCCGTGCTCGACGCGGGCCTGACCTGGATCGGCCCGCCCCCGCAGGCCATCCGCGACCTCGGCGACAAGGTCGCCGCCCGGCACATCGCCCAGCGCGCCGGCGCGCCGCTCGTCGCCGGCACCCCGGACCCGGTGTCCGGCGCCGACGAGGTCATCGAGTTCGCCAAGGAGCACGGCCTGCCCATCGCGATCAAGGCCGCCTTCGGCGGTGGCGGTCGTGGCCTGAAGGTCGCCCGCACCCTCGAAGAGGTGCCGGAGCTCTACGAATCGGCCGTCCGCGAGGCCGTCGCCGCGTTCGGCCGCGGCGAGTGCTTCGTCGAGCGCTACCTCGACAAGCCGCGGCACGTCGAGACCCAGTGCCTGGCCGACTCCCACGGCAACGTGGTCGTCGTCTCGACCCGTGACTGCTCGCTGCAGCGCCGCCACCAGAAGCTGGTGGAGGAGGCCCCCGCGCCGTTCCTGTCCGAGGCGCAGAACGCCGAGCTGTACGCCGCCTCGAAGGCGATCCTGAAGGAAGCCGGCTACGTCGGCGCCGGCACGGTCGAGTTCCTGGTCTCCGCCGACGGCCTGATCTCCTTCCTGGAGGTCAACACCCGTCTGCAGGTCGAGCACCCGGTCACCGAAGAGGTCTCCGGCATCGACCTGGTGCGCGAGATGTTCCGCATCGCCGACGGCGAGGAGCTCGGCTACGGCGACCCGGTGCTGCGCGGCCACTCGTTCGAGTTCCGCATCAACGGCGAGGACCCGGGCCGCGGCTTCCTGCCGGCTCCGGGCACCGTCACCAAGTTCGCCGCACCGTCGGGTCCGGGCGTCCGCCTCGACACGGGCGTCGAGTCCGGCTCGGTCATCGGCCCGGCCTGGGACTCGCTGCTCGCCAAGCTGATCGTCACGGGTGCCACCCGCGAGCAGGCGCTGCAGCGTGCCGCGCGTGCGCTGGCCGAGTTCGAGGTGGAGGGCATGGCCACGGCCATCCCGTTCCACCGCGCGGTCGTCACGGACCCCGCCTTCGCCCCGGCGGACGGCAGCCCGTTCACGGTCTTCACCCGCTGGATCGAGACCGAGTTCGTCAACGAGATCCCGGCGTTCGCGGCTCCCGCGGCCGAGGACGCCGAGGACGAGCCGGGCCGCGAGACGGTGGTCGTCGAGGTCGGCGGCAAGCGCCTTGAGGTCTCGCTGCCGTCCTCGCTGGGCATGACCCTGGCCCGCACGGCCGCCGCGGGCGGCGCCAAGCCCAAGCGCCGTGCGGCGAAGAAGTCCGGTCCGGCGGCTTCCGGCGACACCCTCGCGTCCCCGATGCAGGGCACGATCGTCAAGGTCGCGGTCGAGGAGGGCCAGCAGGTCAACGAGGGCGACCTGATCGTCGTCCTGGAGGCCATGAAGATGGAGCAGCCGCTGAACGCGCACCGCTCCGGCACGATCGTCGGCCTCACCGCCGAGGTGGGCGCGAGCCTCACCTCCGGGGCCACCATCTGCGAGATCAAGGACTGA
- a CDS encoding nucleoside triphosphate pyrophosphatase: MAGMTAAAHALVLASASPARLNLLRQAGLAPHVIVSNFDEDALSADTPAELALALAEAKAGVVAALDEAAGALVIGCDSVLELDGEALGKPADAEEATSRWKSMRGRVGVLRTGHCVIDTANGRQVSATASTTVRFGEPTDAEVAAYVASGEPLHVAGAFTLDGLSAPFIEGIDGDPGNVIGLSLPLLRSLLAELGVSITDLWA; the protein is encoded by the coding sequence ATGGCGGGCATGACTGCTGCTGCCCACGCCCTCGTCCTCGCCTCCGCCTCACCCGCCCGGCTCAACCTGCTGCGGCAGGCCGGCCTGGCCCCGCACGTGATCGTCAGCAACTTCGACGAGGACGCTCTCAGCGCGGACACCCCGGCCGAGCTGGCGCTGGCGCTGGCCGAGGCCAAGGCGGGCGTGGTGGCGGCCCTGGACGAGGCCGCGGGCGCCCTGGTGATCGGCTGTGACTCGGTGCTGGAGCTGGACGGCGAGGCGCTCGGCAAGCCGGCGGACGCCGAGGAGGCCACCTCGCGCTGGAAGTCGATGCGCGGGCGGGTCGGCGTACTGCGCACCGGGCACTGCGTGATCGACACGGCGAACGGACGTCAGGTTTCGGCCACGGCGTCCACGACGGTCCGGTTCGGCGAGCCCACGGACGCCGAGGTGGCCGCGTACGTGGCGAGCGGCGAGCCGCTGCACGTGGCCGGGGCCTTCACCCTGGACGGGCTGTCGGCTCCGTTCATCGAGGGCATCGACGGCGACCCCGGCAACGTCATCGGGCTGTCGCTGCCGCTGCTGCGGTCCCTGCTGGCCGAATTGGGCGTGTCCATCACGGATTTGTGGGCTTGA
- the mmpB gene encoding morphogenic membrane protein MmpB → MLWSDPKNEPPEDMRDAQAMVRRMTVVVVLAMLVVVYVLGVGF, encoded by the coding sequence ATGCTCTGGTCAGACCCGAAGAACGAGCCGCCCGAGGACATGCGGGACGCGCAGGCGATGGTCCGGAGGATGACCGTGGTGGTCGTCCTCGCGATGCTGGTGGTCGTGTACGTGCTGGGCGTGGGCTTCTAG
- a CDS encoding acyl-CoA carboxylase epsilon subunit, translating to MIKVVKGNPTPEELAAALAVVQARAAVLASAPSGAPRVADEWSAPARVARRTLPQPGPRAWARTYWPG from the coding sequence GTGATCAAGGTCGTCAAGGGGAATCCGACGCCCGAGGAGCTGGCCGCCGCACTGGCGGTGGTCCAAGCGCGCGCGGCGGTGCTGGCCTCGGCACCGTCGGGCGCGCCGCGGGTGGCGGACGAGTGGTCGGCGCCGGCCCGGGTGGCCCGGCGGACGCTGCCGCAGCCGGGGCCGCGGGCGTGGGCCCGTACGTACTGGCCGGGCTAG
- a CDS encoding acyl-CoA carboxylase subunit beta, producing the protein MSQPSEPIDMHTTAGKIADLQRRIDEATHAGSARAVEKQHAKGKLTARERVALLLDEGSFVELDEFARHRSTAFGLEKTRPYGDGVVTGYGTVDGRPVAVFSQDFTVFGGALGEVYGQKIMKVMDFALKTGCPLVGINDSGGARIQEGVSALGMYGEIFRRNVHASGVIPQISLIVGPCAGGAVYSPAITDFTVMVDQTSHMFITGPDVIKTVTGEDVGFEELGGARTHNSTSGVAHHMAGDEKDAIEYVKSLLAYLPSNNLSEPPAFPEEADTEVSDTDRELDVLIPDSANQPYDMHTVIEHVLDDAEFLETQSLFAPNILTGFGRVEGHPVGIVANQPMQFAGCLDIDASEKAARFVRTCDAFNIPVLTFVDVPGFLPGTDQEYNGIIRRGAKLIYAYAEATVPLITVITRKAFGGAYDVMGSKHLGADLNLAWPTAQIAVMGAQGAVNILHRRAIAEAEEAGTAEETRARLIAEYEDTLLNPYTAAERGYVDAVTMPSETRTHVVKGLRQLRTKRESLPPKKHGNIPL; encoded by the coding sequence ATGTCACAACCCTCAGAGCCGATCGACATGCACACGACCGCGGGCAAGATCGCGGACCTGCAGCGCCGGATCGACGAAGCCACTCACGCCGGGTCCGCGCGCGCGGTGGAGAAGCAGCACGCCAAGGGGAAGCTGACGGCGCGTGAGCGGGTCGCCCTGCTGCTGGACGAGGGGTCCTTCGTCGAGCTCGACGAGTTCGCCCGGCACCGCTCGACCGCCTTCGGGCTGGAGAAGACCCGGCCGTACGGCGACGGCGTCGTCACCGGCTACGGCACGGTGGACGGCCGTCCGGTGGCCGTGTTCTCGCAAGACTTCACCGTCTTCGGCGGGGCCCTCGGCGAGGTCTACGGCCAGAAGATCATGAAGGTCATGGACTTCGCGCTGAAGACCGGCTGCCCGCTCGTCGGCATCAACGACTCCGGCGGCGCCCGCATCCAGGAGGGCGTCAGCGCGCTGGGCATGTACGGCGAGATCTTCCGCCGGAACGTGCACGCGTCGGGCGTGATCCCGCAGATCAGCCTGATCGTCGGGCCCTGCGCCGGCGGCGCCGTGTACTCCCCCGCCATCACCGACTTCACCGTGATGGTCGATCAGACCTCGCACATGTTCATCACCGGCCCGGACGTCATCAAGACGGTCACCGGCGAGGACGTGGGCTTCGAGGAGCTGGGCGGCGCCCGCACCCACAACTCCACCTCGGGCGTGGCCCACCACATGGCCGGGGACGAGAAGGACGCCATCGAGTACGTCAAGTCCCTGCTGGCGTACCTGCCGTCGAACAACCTCTCCGAGCCGCCGGCCTTCCCGGAAGAGGCGGACACGGAGGTCTCCGACACCGACCGCGAGCTCGACGTCCTGATCCCGGACAGCGCGAACCAGCCGTACGACATGCACACCGTGATCGAGCACGTGCTCGACGACGCGGAGTTCCTGGAGACGCAGTCGCTGTTCGCGCCGAACATCCTCACCGGCTTCGGCCGCGTCGAGGGGCACCCGGTGGGCATCGTCGCCAACCAGCCGATGCAGTTCGCCGGCTGCCTGGACATCGACGCGTCCGAGAAGGCCGCCCGTTTCGTGCGGACCTGCGACGCCTTCAACATCCCGGTGCTGACGTTCGTCGACGTCCCGGGCTTCCTGCCGGGCACCGACCAGGAGTACAACGGAATCATCCGGCGCGGCGCGAAGCTGATCTACGCGTACGCCGAGGCCACCGTCCCCCTGATCACCGTCATCACCCGCAAGGCCTTCGGCGGCGCGTACGACGTCATGGGCTCCAAGCACCTCGGCGCGGACCTGAACCTGGCCTGGCCGACCGCGCAGATCGCCGTCATGGGCGCGCAGGGCGCGGTCAACATCCTGCACCGCCGCGCCATCGCGGAGGCGGAGGAGGCGGGCACCGCCGAGGAGACCCGGGCCCGGCTCATCGCCGAGTACGAGGACACCCTGCTGAACCCGTACACGGCCGCCGAGCGCGGGTACGTCGACGCGGTGACCATGCCGTCGGAGACCCGGACGCACGTGGTCAAGGGGCTGCGCCAGCTGCGCACCAAGCGCGAGTCCCTGCCCCCGAAGAAGCACGGCAACATCCCCCTGTAG
- a CDS encoding biotin--[acetyl-CoA-carboxylase] ligase: protein MTPSDASGGAPSGAADSRWSSLERPPLNAAALERALVTDGGLWSSVEVVAATGSTNTDLAARAGQLPEGAVLVAEEQTAGRGRLDRSWVAPARSGLFFSVLLKPGGAVPQERWGWLTLLAGVAAATGLSRAAGVDTALKWPNDLLITVDGEERKTGGILAERVGDGVVIGIGLNVTLTEDELPVPEAGSLILAKAAVTDREPLLKAVLRSLERWYGDWRAAGGDPAASGLQEAYAADCVTLGRHVRADLPGGRTLTGTAEAVDADGRLVVRSAEDRHEAVGAGDVVHLRSVR, encoded by the coding sequence ATGACGCCATCAGATGCATCAGGAGGGGCTCCGTCCGGAGCCGCCGACAGCCGCTGGTCGAGCCTTGAGCGGCCTCCGTTGAACGCTGCCGCGCTGGAGCGGGCCCTCGTCACCGACGGGGGGCTGTGGTCCTCCGTCGAGGTGGTCGCCGCCACGGGGTCCACCAACACGGATCTCGCGGCCCGCGCCGGGCAGCTCCCCGAGGGGGCCGTGCTCGTCGCCGAGGAGCAGACCGCCGGGCGCGGGCGGCTCGACCGGAGCTGGGTCGCGCCCGCCCGGTCCGGGCTGTTCTTCTCCGTCCTGCTCAAGCCGGGCGGGGCCGTACCGCAGGAGCGGTGGGGGTGGCTGACCCTGCTCGCCGGGGTGGCCGCCGCGACCGGGCTGTCCCGGGCCGCCGGCGTGGACACCGCCCTCAAGTGGCCCAACGACCTGCTGATCACCGTGGACGGGGAGGAACGCAAGACCGGCGGCATCCTCGCCGAGCGGGTCGGCGACGGGGTCGTCATCGGGATCGGGCTCAACGTCACGCTGACCGAGGACGAGCTGCCGGTGCCGGAAGCCGGGTCGCTGATCCTGGCCAAGGCCGCCGTCACGGACCGAGAGCCCCTGCTGAAGGCCGTACTGCGCTCCCTGGAGCGCTGGTACGGGGACTGGCGGGCGGCCGGCGGGGATCCGGCCGCCAGCGGCCTCCAGGAGGCGTACGCGGCGGACTGCGTCACCCTCGGCCGGCACGTACGGGCCGACCTGCCGGGCGGCCGCACGCTCACCGGTACGGCCGAAGCGGTCGACGCGGACGGACGGCTCGTCGTCCGCAGCGCCGAGGACCGGCACGAGGCCGTGGGCGCCGGGGACGTCGTCCACCTGAGGTCGGTGCGCTAG
- a CDS encoding adenylate/guanylate cyclase domain-containing protein, whose protein sequence is MTVDDPTSGASTPGPGPGTPIGRDQHTPHHEVDHTAQPTADPLAIRLEQLILGAERRYTPFQAARSAGVSMELASRFWRAMGFADIGQAKALTEADVLALRRLAGLVEAGLLSEPMAVQVARSTGQTTARLAEWQIDSFLEGLTEPPEPGMTRTEVTYPLVELLLPELEEFLVYVWRRQLAAATGRVVQVADDEEMVDRRLAVGFADLVGFTRLTRRLEEEELGELVESFETTSADLVAAHGGRLIKTLGDEVLYCADDAATAAEIALRLIETMEADAQMPELRVGIAFGTVTTRMGDVFGTTVNLASRLTSIAPKDAVLVDGAMAEELGRTGAAPVSEKEAEAEEGGGTYRFALQPMWQRPVRGLGVVEPWSLTRRKPKIPG, encoded by the coding sequence TTGACCGTCGACGACCCTACGTCCGGCGCGTCCACCCCCGGGCCCGGTCCGGGGACTCCCATCGGACGCGACCAGCACACTCCCCACCACGAGGTCGACCACACCGCACAGCCGACGGCGGACCCGCTCGCCATCCGGCTGGAGCAGCTGATCCTCGGCGCGGAGCGCCGGTACACCCCCTTCCAGGCGGCCCGCAGCGCCGGCGTCTCGATGGAGCTCGCCTCCCGCTTCTGGCGGGCCATGGGCTTCGCGGACATCGGTCAGGCCAAGGCCCTCACGGAGGCCGACGTACTGGCGCTGCGCCGCCTCGCCGGCCTCGTCGAAGCCGGCCTGCTGAGCGAGCCCATGGCCGTACAGGTCGCGCGGTCCACCGGGCAGACCACCGCCCGGCTGGCCGAATGGCAGATCGATTCCTTCCTGGAGGGCCTGACGGAGCCGCCGGAGCCGGGCATGACCCGTACGGAGGTCACGTACCCGCTGGTGGAGCTGCTGCTGCCCGAGCTGGAGGAGTTCCTCGTCTACGTGTGGCGGCGCCAGCTGGCGGCGGCCACCGGACGCGTGGTGCAGGTCGCGGACGACGAGGAGATGGTCGACCGGCGGCTCGCGGTGGGCTTCGCGGACCTCGTCGGCTTCACGCGGCTGACGCGGCGGCTGGAGGAGGAAGAGCTCGGCGAGCTCGTCGAGTCCTTCGAGACGACGTCCGCGGACCTGGTGGCCGCGCACGGCGGCCGGCTGATCAAGACGCTGGGCGACGAGGTGCTGTACTGCGCCGACGACGCGGCCACGGCCGCGGAGATCGCGCTGCGGCTCATCGAGACGATGGAAGCCGACGCCCAGATGCCGGAGCTGCGCGTCGGCATAGCGTTCGGGACGGTCACGACCCGGATGGGCGACGTCTTCGGGACCACCGTGAACCTGGCCTCGCGACTGACGTCCATAGCGCCGAAGGACGCCGTGCTCGTCGACGGGGCCATGGCGGAGGAGCTCGGGCGGACGGGCGCGGCGCCGGTGTCCGAGAAGGAGGCCGAGGCCGAGGAGGGCGGCGGGACGTACCGCTTCGCGCTCCAGCCGATGTGGCAGCGGCCGGTGCGCGGGCTGGGCGTCGTGGAGCCCTGGTCGCTGACGCGGCGGAAGCCTAAGATCCCCGGGTAA
- a CDS encoding enoyl-CoA hydratase-related protein has translation MSEFVTVRRHDDGVAELVLDRPKAMNAVSTDMARAIGDACAALAADASVRVVVLSSAAERAFCVGADLKERNSLTDAELVQQRPTTRGAYGGVLELPMPTIAAVHGFALGGGFELALACDVIVADETAVVGLPEVSVGVIPGGGGTQLLPRRVGAARAAELIFTARRVEAAEALALGLVDSLVPAGTDRDEALALAGRMAANSPVGLRAAKRALRLGHGMDLTAGLEIEDAAWRTVAFSGDRAEGVAAFNEKRRPNWPGR, from the coding sequence GTGTCTGAGTTCGTGACTGTGCGCCGGCATGACGACGGGGTCGCGGAGCTGGTCCTGGACCGGCCCAAGGCGATGAACGCCGTCTCGACGGATATGGCGCGGGCCATCGGCGACGCCTGCGCGGCGCTCGCGGCGGACGCGTCGGTACGGGTGGTCGTGCTCTCCTCGGCGGCGGAACGCGCCTTCTGCGTCGGGGCCGACCTCAAGGAGCGCAACTCCCTGACGGACGCCGAGCTGGTGCAGCAGCGGCCGACCACGCGGGGCGCCTACGGGGGCGTACTGGAACTCCCGATGCCGACGATCGCGGCGGTGCACGGGTTCGCGCTGGGCGGCGGCTTCGAGCTGGCGCTGGCCTGCGACGTGATCGTGGCCGACGAGACGGCGGTGGTCGGCCTGCCGGAGGTTTCCGTGGGCGTGATCCCCGGCGGCGGGGGCACGCAGCTGCTGCCGCGGCGCGTGGGCGCGGCGCGGGCGGCGGAACTGATCTTCACGGCGCGGCGGGTCGAGGCGGCCGAGGCGCTGGCGCTCGGCCTGGTGGACTCGCTGGTCCCGGCGGGCACGGACCGTGACGAGGCGCTCGCCCTGGCCGGGCGGATGGCCGCGAACTCCCCGGTGGGGCTGCGGGCGGCGAAGCGGGCGCTGCGGCTGGGGCACGGGATGGACCTGACGGCCGGGCTGGAGATCGAGGACGCGGCCTGGCGGACGGTGGCGTTCTCCGGCGACCGCGCGGAGGGCGTGGCGGCGTTCAACGAAAAGCGCCGTCCGAACTGGCCGGGCCGCTAG
- a CDS encoding GGDEF domain-containing protein yields MGVDGRLRAVVGLAQAMAAASAPRDSVRAAARGARLAMDGSFAAISAWERERGRLRVLVNEGERRAGEEEFPEDESYPVHDFPEITEFLHERWVGGGGPHAWVESADGGRPGRRGEALRRRRRGTCVVAPIVLSGRAWGELYVARDEGLPGFDRDDAEFATVLAAVVAAGLAQNERLEEARRLAFTDPLTGLANRRAVDMRLDEALEEHRRNAAVVSLVVCDLNGLKKVNDTLGHAMGDRLLERFGSVLSLCGAMLPGALVARLGGDEFCLVSVGPAADEVVRVTEELCLRAAELELGEGVACGVASTGDPIGPVKSSRRLFRLADAAQYKAKAARSPKPVVAGRDTAVVRMADAAQEEAAGERRRFRGRVT; encoded by the coding sequence ATGGGAGTCGACGGGCGGCTGCGAGCCGTCGTGGGCCTGGCGCAGGCCATGGCCGCCGCATCCGCGCCGCGGGACAGCGTCCGGGCCGCCGCCCGCGGGGCCCGTCTCGCGATGGACGGCTCGTTCGCCGCGATCTCCGCCTGGGAGCGCGAGCGCGGCCGTCTACGGGTGCTCGTCAACGAGGGTGAGCGCCGCGCCGGCGAGGAGGAGTTCCCCGAGGACGAGTCCTACCCCGTCCACGACTTCCCCGAGATCACCGAGTTCCTGCACGAGCGGTGGGTCGGCGGCGGTGGCCCCCACGCCTGGGTGGAGAGCGCCGACGGCGGCCGTCCCGGCCGGCGCGGCGAGGCGCTGCGCCGCCGCCGCCGCGGGACCTGCGTCGTCGCGCCCATCGTGCTCAGCGGCCGCGCCTGGGGCGAGCTGTACGTCGCCCGCGACGAGGGCCTGCCCGGCTTCGACCGCGACGACGCCGAGTTCGCGACCGTCCTGGCGGCGGTCGTCGCGGCCGGCCTCGCGCAGAACGAGCGGCTCGAAGAGGCGCGGCGGCTCGCGTTCACCGATCCGCTGACCGGGCTGGCCAACCGGCGGGCCGTCGACATGCGCCTCGACGAAGCCTTGGAGGAGCACCGGCGCAACGCGGCCGTGGTCAGTCTGGTGGTGTGTGACCTGAACGGCCTCAAGAAGGTCAACGACACCCTCGGGCACGCCATGGGCGACCGGCTGCTGGAGCGGTTCGGGTCGGTGCTGAGCCTGTGCGGGGCCATGTTGCCCGGCGCGCTCGTCGCCCGGCTCGGCGGCGACGAGTTCTGTCTGGTGAGCGTCGGGCCCGCGGCCGATGAGGTGGTTCGGGTGACGGAGGAGCTGTGCCTGCGGGCCGCCGAACTGGAGCTGGGGGAGGGCGTGGCCTGCGGGGTGGCGTCCACGGGGGATCCGATCGGGCCCGTGAAGTCGTCCCGGCGGCTGTTCCGGCTGGCCGACGCCGCGCAGTACAAAGCCAAGGCCGCGCGGTCGCCGAAGCCCGTGGTCGCGGGCCGGGACACCGCCGTCGTCCGGATGGCCGACGCCGCCCAGGAGGAGGCGGCCGGTGAGCGCCGGCGCTTCCGGGGCCGGGTGACGTAG